AAACACTGGTTCGGAATGACAATACCTCGGACGACTGGAACAATATATTTGTAGACAACGACTTTGACCCCAACCTGGTGCAGCACTGCCACTTTTACGGCATGGTGCGCATCGGCAAACTGGAGCCTTACTTCCTGGAATTCCATAACCTCCGCCTGCCGGTAGGGCTGTATAACAGCACCATTGCCTCCTGTGATTTCGGGGACAATGTGGTGGTACAGAATGTGAACTTCCTCTCCCATTACATCATCGGCAACGAAGTGATCATTGCCAATGTAAATGAAATGGCTACTACAGACCACGCTAAATTCGGGAATGGTATTGTGAAGGAAGGTGAACCGGAAAGCGTACGCATCTGGCTGGAACTTTGCAACGAAAACGGTGGCAGGAGTGTAATGCCCTTCGATGGCATGCTGCCGGGAGATGCCTGGCTATGGACACGCAACCGGCATGATGCCGTACTGCAGGAGCAGTTCAAAGCCTTCACCGAAAAAGAGTTCGACAAAAAAAGAGGATACTACGGCATGGTGGGAGACCGCACCGTGATCAAGAACTGCAAGATCATCAAAGATGTAACCATCGGTACGGATGCTTATCTGAAAGGTGCCAATAAATTAAAGAACCTCACTGTCAACAGTGAAGCCGGCGCTCCTACACAGATAGGAGAAGGATGTGAAATGGTGAACGGGATCATTGGTCTTGGCTGCCGCGCTTTCTATGGCGTGAAAGCTGTTCGTTTTATCATGGCCTCACATTCGCAGTTAAAATATGGTGCACGGCTGATCAACTCATACCTGGGCAACAATGCTACGATCTCCTGCTGTGAAGTATTGAATTCACTGATCTTCCCGGCACATGAACAACATCATAACAACTCCTTCCTCTGTGCCGCATTGATCATGGGCCAGAGTAATATGGCAGCTGGTGCTACCATTGGTTCCAATCATAATTCCCGGGGAGCAGATGGTGAGATCATTGCAGGCAGAGGATTCTGGCCGGGTCTCTCAGTGACCCTGAAACATAATTCCAAATTTGCCAGCTTCACCCTCATCTCTAAAGGTAACTACCTGCATGAATTACAGGTACCTTATCCTTTCAGTCTTGTTGTGAACGATGAACATGAGAACAGCCTGAAAGTAATGCCGGGATATTGGCTCATGCATAATATGTATGCACTGGCCCGCAACTCCTGGAAATATATAGACCGGGACAAACGCACAGATAAAACACAGGTGCTGGAATTTGATTACCTGGCACCGGATTCCGTGGAAGAATTATTCACTACACTGGAACTGTTGGAACTGGCTGTAGGAAAGGCTCACCATGGCAATAAAAAAGTAAGTGAGAAAGTGCTGCGGCAGGATGGCCGGCAGTTACTGCTGAAAGAAAACGAATCCGTTAAGCGGATGACGATCTATGCAGAGGGTATCGAAAATTCTTCCCGTAAAGTACAACTGCTGAAGGTACACAGGTCCTACCCGCTTTTCCGGGAGCTAATCGTATTATACGCTATGCGCAACCTGCTGAAGAATACAGCGACGCTTACTTCTTTCAATGCTTTGCAGGCCCTTTGCAGGAACAGCAAACGCACAGCATGGCATAATGCCGGCGGGCAGCTGATTAAAGCAGAGGACCTGGAGGATATCAAAATGCGGATCCGGAAAGGTAAGATCAGCAGCTGGCATCAGTTGCATGATGTATACCGGCAGCTGGGGGCCCGTTATGAACAGGATAAACTGCAACATGCCCTGGCCAGCCTGTTTGAGTTGTTACAGCTCACACCCAAAGAATTCACGGCCGCTCAGCTAAGGAAATGCCTGGAGCAATCCGTGCATACGTTCGGGGCTTTAACGGAAGGGATCTATCGCAGCCGGGAAAAAGACTATGTCAATCCTTTCCGCCAGATGACCTACGAGAACCAGGAAGAAATGGAAGCAGTAGTAGGCAAACTGGATGAGAACAGTTTTATTCAGCAAACGATCACGGATCTGAAAGCCTATAAGAAACAGGTTAAAGACCTGATCAAAAAATGGGAACTCTGATGGAAAAGAACCGTTGCAGCTGGAGCCTCAAAGACCAGTTATACAAAGACTATCACGACAATGAATGGGGTGTGCCCAATCATGATGATACGCATTTATTTGAGATGCTCAATCTTGAAGGTGCACAGGCGGGGCTAAGCTGGTATACGGTACTTACTAAAAGAGAGAACTACCGTGCTGCTTTTGATCAGTGGGATGCAGCTAAAATAGCTCGTTATACGGAGAAGAAGATCTCTTCTTTACTGGAGAACCCAGGGATCATCCGAAACCAGCTAAAGATCCGTGCCACGGTTGGTAATGCAAAAGCTTTCCTTGCCGTGCAGAAGGAATTCGGGAGTTTTGATAAATACATCTGGCAGTTTGTGGGGGGCAAGCCTATCCTTCATAAGTTTAAATCTTTATCGCAGGTACCTGCTAAAACTGCGGAGTCTGATGCTATGAGTAAGGACCTGTTGAAGCGGGGTTTTAAGTTTGTTGGGTCTACGATCTGTTATGCTTATATGCAGGCTACGGGGATGGTGAATGATCATGTGCAGGGGTGTTGGAAGTATCATAAATAACTGCTCAAATACGTGCAATTTGTATCTGATCTTTGCTTAATCATTGTGTAATCCTAGCTTCATCCTAGCTTCATCCTTGTGCAGTATTGTGTGCTGGCAAGGGTTTGAGGGAGTTTGAAGCATGGATAAAGCAAGGTTAAAGCTTGGATGAAGCAAGGATGAAGGGATGATTTTCTTATATTTAGAATTCAAAACCCACGGACCCATGATCGGAAACACCCTTACTGCAATAAAGACCCTGCTTGCAAATGAATACCCGGAACTGAATGCATCTCTGAACCCTCCCGCTACGGAGGCAGATATCAGCCGGCTTGAAACCACAACCGGTCTTACCTTACCCGATGAGTTAAAACAGTTGTACCGCCTGCACAATGGAGAGTCCGGCGATGCAGGCCTGTTTTTCGGATTGCCTTTCATCAGCATTGAGGAGGCGCTGGCGGAATGGAAGGTCTGGGAAAGTCTCGCCGACTCCACAGCAACGCTTGATAGCAGCATCATCTCCGTTCCTTCCAATCATATTAAGGAGCAATATGTCAACACCCGTTACCTTCCCATTAGTAAAGATTACGGAGGAAATAACATCGGGATAGACCTTGATCCCGGCCCGGATGGTATAAGCGGGCAGGTGATCAATTTTGGAAGGGATGAAGATACGCGGTATGTGATTGCACCCAGCCTTGGCGGGTTCATGGAATTCATCCTGCACCATGTTAAAAACAACAATTTTACATTTGAAACAAACGGAGATGAAGAACCTCGTAGCTTCCTGATGAAGGAACCTGCCAATAGCCATTTCCTTGATACCTTAAAGAGCCTTCAACTTCCTTTCGGCAGTAAATCGCCTGCTGCAAGTGCGAATGAAGAAGATTATGATACATGGTTCTCTTCACTTGATGCTACCTGGCAGGGCGTTATTGGTACTGGTAAAAGCTTCGCTGCATTGGCCGGTATAAAAAACCTTAACCTGATCAGGAAGAACATCGTGGATCTGCAGCCGCTGGTGCGTTTCACAGGCTTGCGGGAATTATTGCTTAGTGCCAACCCGCTGGAGGATATTTCACCACTTGCCGGATTGTTGTCTTTGAATACACTTTATATCAGCAAAACTAATGTGCGAGATATTTCACCGCTTGCTCCGCTCAAAGAACTTAAAAAGCTGTCGATCTCCGATACTCCTGTTGCTTCGCTGGAAGTACTGCAGCAACTACCAAAACTCAAATCACTGAATATAGAAAAAACAGAAGTCTCAGATCTGGCGCAGGTTATTGCGCTCCGCCAGCTGACCGAACTGGATCTCAAAGGGAAACAATTCCCTTCATTCGCGGGACTGAGCCAGCTGAAACACCTGGTGAAGCTGAACCTCAGTGATACCAATGTAACGGATACTACTTTTCTCAGTAGCCTGGCAAAATTGTCTGACCTGGAATTATGCGGAACGCCGGTAACAGACTTCTCTTTCCTATTGCAAATGAATAAACTGGCTTACCTCACGTTGAGCATACAGGACTTCAAACAGATCGTGGACAGGTTACGCCCCGGTATAGGGATTACCATCTGCGGGGAAGTGACAGAAGAAGAACAGGCTATGTTACTGGACTATGCCAGAAGGAAATAATTCCCACATATGCGTATTGCTGTTTCCGGAACACATTATACTGGCAAAACAACACTGATTGAAGATCTGATCAGGGAATTGCCCAATTATGAAATAATAGAAGAACCATATTACCAGCTGGAAGAAAGAGGATACCAGTTTGCATATCCTCCTTCACTGGAGGATTTTGAGCGCCAGTTCCTATTTTCTCTCCAATCAATTAAAGGCAGTGGTGAAAATGTATTTCTTGATCGAAGCCCACTGGACTTCATCGCTTATGCTTTAAGCATAGAGAAAGCTTTTTCTTTCGATCTGAATTCCTGGCTAAACCAGGCCATGAATGCGCTGGCAAAACTGGAATTAATCCTATTCGTTCCCATTGACAATTCTATCTCAGTACCTAAATCAGAGAATAACCAATTGAGGTTCGATGTGGATGAAAGGTTAAGAGAAATGCTGATTGATGATTGCTTTAGTCTTGATTTGAATGTCATGGAAGTTACAGGTACCCGTCAAGAGCGGGTAAAAACAGTTTTAAGATATTTATTATGACATTGAATATCCCACAACTTGTTCTGCAGTTTATCGAAACCAAAACAGTGACCAGCGTCATGTTATTGCCCTTTCATTATCCAAAAAAGAATGAATGGGCAACATTTCAAAGCGGTTTCAGGTATCACAGTATTTCAGGGGAAGACCTGACTTCAACCAAGGAAGGGAAATGGCAGCCGGGCTGGCAGGTTTTAGCCCTGAACGAAATGGATGATCCCTTTTTTATTGACTTAAATGAAGAGGCTTTAGGCTTTCCGGTTTATTATGCGCCGCATGGAGCAGGGCGATGGGATGTTATTGCTCTTGGTTTCAACATTGTTGCCTTCGGCAACTTTTTGGAACAAATGAAAAAGGCTGGTAGAGATAAAGCAGCCTGCCTTCAACTGGTGGAGCAGAGTTATCCCTTCTGGCAGGAACTTCGCGAGACTATACAGGAATGGGAGGATGAGGAAGCGGAAGGTACAACCATAGACCCTGCATTGCTGAGGTACGGAAAACTGGAGATTACAGACCCTGGCACCAACAAAGTAAAAGTGGCCAAATACCTCATGAAGGTCTGGAATATTAGTCCGCAGGAAGCATTAGCCAGGCTGACTCAACAGGATGTTCTGGTAGCAACTGGCTTTATACTCCACCTGCAAAAATATACTGATGACTTGCAGGAGCTTGGGGTAACAGTTGCCTGGACTGATCTGCCGATGTAATTGCCCATGTTATTTCCTCAGAATAATATGCGTTGCATTTTCTCCGTTTATTTTTTCGACTTGATTAAAACCCAGGGCGGGTAGATCAATGCCGGAAAACAAGTTCTCTCCTGCGCCAAGAAAAATGGGTGAGAATGTCAATTGTATTTCGTCAATATAACCTGCCTTTAAGAATTGATGAATTGTGGACACACCACCTCCGATACGGATATCTTTTCCGTTTGCAACCTTTTTAGCTTCGGCAAGCGCAGCTTCAATACCTCCTGTGACAAAGTGAAAGGTTGTTCCTCCTTTCATCGTAACAGATTCCCTTGCATGATGGGTTAAAACAAATACGGGAACATGATAGGGAGGTTGTTCGCCCCACCAGCCTTTCCATTCATTATCCGGCCAGGGCCCGCGAACCGGTCCGAACATATTACGCCCCATGATCCAGGCGCCTATATTCTCCATTGATCTCTTAACAATGTCGTTATCCACTCCATCACTGGTTGTTTTGTCAAACATCCATGCATGAAGTTCTTCACCTCTTATGCCAAGTGGATCTTTTAAGCTTTGATGTGATCCTGCTCCAAACCCATCCAGGGAAATGGAGAATGCTGCTACTTTGATCTTACTCATAACTGATAGTAATTTAAATTAAATTTCTTTGCTGAACGGCCGGCGATCGCTAAATACCAGGATCACTGAAATAACCCCGATAATAAAATAACTTATCGCAAGCGGGAAAATGCCTTTCACCATTAAGTAACTTATCACAGACCCCAGCGAAGCCCCGATGAAAAAGAAAGCAGTTCCATAAACAGATGATGCCATACCAGCCATTTCTCCCATTGGCTCTAAGCCCAAAGCACTGCTATTAGGTTCTATGGCTAAATTGAGGGCCATCAAAAGCGTGATAGCAATAAAGAAAACCGGCATTGTTGGCGGATCACCCAAAACAGCGGTCAAAAGCAGCAGTATACCTGCTATGATAGTGTATAGTACAACCAGCCATTTTATCGTACGCCTTGCCCCATACCGGGAAGAAAGGCGGGAATTCAGCAGTGTGAAAAGTGCCATTACCAATCCCATGCTTCCAAAAATCCAGGCAAATAATTCCGGCTTGCCGTAGATCTCTCCCACAATGTGTTCAGAGCTGGAAACATATGCGCTCAATGCCATGAAAAGTAATGTACTAACGCCAGCATACCTCAGAAAAACGGGATTACTGATAACTGTCCGGATGGATCTGCGGATGCTCTTCCAGTTAAGTGCAACGCGTTGCCCGGGAAGAAGGGATTCCTCCAGCCTGAGTGACCAGAGAAAGATAATAACTGCAAAAATGGGAGGTGTGAGGAATACCATTTTCCAGGATGAAACATTCAGAATGGCGATCCCCAGAAAAGGCGCCACTACAGGCGTAAAAAGGAATATAGTAAAGATCAGCGACATAATGCGGGCCATCTCATCTCCAACGAAGCGATCACGAACACCGGCAATAGTGATCATAAATACGGCCGATGCTCCCATACCTGCTAAAAAGCGTGCCGCACACATAAGCTGCAGGCTTGGTGCAAAAGCCGCAGCTATCCCACCAATGATGTATAAGGGGAAGCCTACACGTAAGATCGGTAATCGTCCAAAGCGGTCCGAAAGCACACCAAATATGATCTGTGCCACCTGCCCCATAAAGAAGAAGCCGATCACCTGCGCAGCTGCGGTAGATGCAGGTTCGAGGCCAAAGTGCTTTCGAAGTTCGCCTAATACAGGAAGCATGATGTCAATCCCTAAAGCTGTGAGCATCATGGTGCAGGCAGACAGGGCAATGAACTCAGCGGCTTTCATTTTCATGTGTGGTTTCATATGCCCTATAAAGTTATTACCTGAAAGCTATTTAAACAGGGGGGTAATTAGACATTAAAGTGGGCGATCCGGCCAAAAATGAAGGTATTAAAGCCCTATTCAAGTTCAAGGAATTTATGCTAAATTGACAAGATGCAATCAAATGACAAACAAATAGCACAGTTGAAAATCTGACGAATATTAGAACATAAAAACTATGATAACTCTTCAGGAAATGAACTTAAATATCAGGTATGATGTCCCGGATGAAATTTGGGATAAGATACCTCTGATCTATGAGCAATTGAATGGTTGGTTAGGATTTGGCACCGGTGGTGAGCTTGGCGAAGAAGGCATCCCATATTGGTTTGGTTTTAACGAGGATGAAAAACACATTCTGGCCTCTGTAGAACCTTCAGGACTTCATTTTTCGGGACTTATGGATGCAGAAGAATGGGCAACCTGGGTTAAAGAGATTAAAGAGATTGCAACAAGAGAATTAGGGTTCAAAGTAGAAGAAGTTGACTTTTGACAAAATATAAAAAGATTTAGTTCACCGCCACATCCCACAACGGTATACTATTCACAAACTCCCTGGACACTACTTCCACTCTCACCCGAGTCAGTCCCCAGTGAATAAAACCCAACTTCTTCGCTGCTGCCTGCGTAAGATCAACCACCCTGCGGTTAGCTGCATGCAAACGGTCCGTTACTTTCACAACCACCCAACGGTTATTCCTGATATTTGTAACCTTTATAAATGTTCCCAGTGGTAATGTATTATGTGCGGCGGTCATCGCAGTGTTATCAAAGATCTCACCGCTCGCAGTCTTTCTGCCATGGAATTTCTGTGCGTAATAACTCGCTATTCCGGTATTGGGTGAAGATTTAGCCTTCAATTGTGCTACAGCAGGCCCTGCTCCCATTAATATGACCCATAGTAATAATATAATATTTTTCATGACACCCCCTTTTGGCAAATTTCCTGCCAGATAATGTTAAAATGAACGAACGAATTGATTATCAATTAGTCAGTAATCACTATCTCACTCAGGGCCTTACTGCTGATAAAGCCGGGATCTGTTAATGTATTAAGGAAAAAGTACAATTCACGCTTTTCACTCTCTGTAAGCGGCAGGCCATTCCGCAGGAGCGGATCAATGGTAGGGGTTTGAATTACACCTTCCGAATAGTGGTCGAACACATTGAAAATATCATAAAAACGGCCATCGTGCATGTAAGGAGGGCTCTTGATGATATTTCGCAAAGAGGGCACTTTGAATTTCAGATAGTCGTTGGTGTTATTGGTGATGCGCATGCGGCCGGCATCATGTAAGGAAGCATTGATGGGCAGGCCGTTATTCCTGTAAGAACCATCTGTGAATAATGGTTCTTTATGGCAGGAAGCACATTTGTTCTGGAAGATCTTGTACCCGTTTTCCTCTTCCGTTGTGAACTTCGCACCGGGGGCATTCCGCATTACGCTGTCGTATTTTGAATCGAAGGAATTCATGGTGGCCATGAATTGCGCTAAAGCTTTAAAGACTTTCTGGCTGTTAATTTCTCCTGCACCAAAGGCTCCATTGAACAGGCTTCTGTATTTCGCATCTCCATTCAGTTTTGCTATCAGCCTGGCAAGGTCCTCTCCCATTTCATTGGGATCGGTGATGGGCGTGAGTGGTTGTATTTCCAGGTGATTGACGCCACCATCCCACATAAATTCTCTCTGCCAGATCAGGTTAAAGAGACCAGGCACAGATCGGAAGCCGGTGTTATTATCAATACCATGACTTAAAGGATGATCAAAGTGCGCAAAGGCAGCAAACTGCTGATGGCAAAAACCACAGGAGATGGTACTGTCACGGGATAAACGGGGATCGTAGAATAACCTTCTTCCCAATGCCACCCCCTGTACAGTGAGCGGGTTTTGTGACATATCATATACCGGCTGCGGGAAGTTGGAAGGTAAGTTGAGGGTATACGGCTGCGGGCCCGGTTTTACATCCGTTCCACGTCTGCAGCTCCATATGAGCAGGAACAGACAGGCTGTATATATCAGGTATCTTGTCACAGGTCAGTTACATCTGTAATGCGGAACATGTTACGATAATTTGTGGCTACTTTCAAGGCATCTTCTCCCGGTACGTGGATGGTGGAAGTTGTCTGAAAACGGATCAGGTTTGGTTGATTGAACCAGGTATAAGCGTCTGCATTAATCGTAATCTGCGGTTTGCGTATTTCAGAAACGGATAAACTGATCGGGCTGACCAGCTGGATCGTTTGCAGTGCATTGTAACGCCCGCTGAATCCGCCAATATGAAAGGTCAGTGCATTGCTGGCTGCTGTAGATGCAGGAGAAGTTCCTTCCAGTTTAGCCATAATATAACCGCTGTTCCAACTCCAGAACATCCCGTTTACAGGATCCAGTGCATCTGTTTGTGCGCCGCTTACATTCCGTGTGCTGTCTACCCCCAGCATAAAGGAAATAGCCCTGTATTCTCCTCCGGGAGCAGGGATACTGATCACTTTGGAGGCAGAGTCTGTTTCGTTGACGAGATAATAAGCAGCGGGTAATTTCAATTCGCTGTTATCAAGTTTAATGAGCGTGATATTGCTGATGTAATATTTGAAGGTGGAAATGGTGAAGGTTTCACCGGCGGCATTGGTATAATTAGAAGTGTTCAGTTTGAGTGGTGCGCCGTTCACTACATTTTTGAAGGTGATCTGCAGGGTGCCTTTTTGATCCTGAACATCCTTTTTACAGGCCATGCATAAAACTAACAATGCGGTCAGGAGGCGGTGCAGCTTCATATAAGTGGTTTCTTATGCTGAAGTTACATAAAAAAACGCTGTAAAACCTAAGTGGCCTTACAGCGTTTTTAATATGTAACTAATTACTATTTAGTCTTGTATCCTTTCCATCCATAGAGTAACACTACCACAAAACAGAGCAGCGGCACGATAAAGGAAATTGCCGTTGACTGGGATTCTGCAATAGCACCCATCACATAAGGCACCAAAGCACCACCTACGATAGACATAATGATGAAAGAAGAACCTTCTTTTGTATGTTCACCAAGGTCTTTCACACCTAATGCAAAGATGGTAGGGAACATGATAGACATAAAGAAGAAGATACCGATCAATGCATATACAGATATAGCACCTTTACCCATGATCACTACAGCACAAAGTGCAATATTGATCAGTGCGTACCAGGTAAGCAATACATTCGGTGCAATCTTACGCATCAGTGCTGTACCCACAAAACGGCCTATAGTGAATAATGCCAGTGATACTGCCAGTAAGTAAGATGCTTTTTCACTTGTTGCGCCTTCCCAGTATTCTGTTACATAATTAATGAAGAGCGCGCCTACGCCTACCTGTGCTGCTACGTAAAAGAACTGTGCAGTTATACCCAATGTAAAGTGACGGTGTGCGAACAATTTCTTACCTGTTCCTGCAGCTTTTCCCGTTTCACCTTCAGCAGAAGCGATCTCAGGCAGTCTTGTACGATAGAAGAGGAAAGCGATCAGCAGTACCACTACAGCCATTACAATGTATACGAGCTGTACGGAAGAAAGATCTGATCCAGCGCCAGCTTCTTTTTCACCGCCAAAGAATAATGCACCGCCAATGATAGGGCCCAGGAATGATCCCAGTCCATTAAAGCACTGTGATAAATTCAGGCGTTGTTCAGAAGTGGCTCTATCTCCTAACACCGTTACATAAGGGTTAGCAGCAGTTTCCAGGAATGTTAAACCGGAAGCCAGCACAAATAATGCACCCAGGAAGAAATTGAAATTCGCATAGTGTGCCGCAGGATAGAACAATGCCGCGCCTGCTGCATACAACAATAAACCCAGGATGATCCCTGATTTATAACTAAAGCGTTTCATGAGCAGGCCTGCGGGTAAGGCCATCAGGAAGTAAGCCCCGAAATAGGCTGCCTGCAGGAGCGTGGAACGTGCTTTATTGATGGATAATGCTTCCTGGAAATGTTTATTGAGTACATCCAGTAAGCCGTAAGCCAGGCCCCACATAAAGAAAAGGCTCGTCACCAGGATAAAAGGAAAGAGAAACTTCTGACCAGTTGTAGTGCCCGTGGATGTATAATTGGTTGTGCTAGCTGCGCCGCCTGCCATATGCAATTGCGTTTAAGGTGAAATGATTATAAGTGGAATTTGTGTGCAAGCGTTTTAACTGACAGAACGGTCCAGGTGCGTATACCCTCCATCCACATAAATGATCTGTCCGGTAGTGTGGGATGATAATCCTGACAAAAGGAATACCGTCATACCGGCAATCTCTTCTGAAGTGGTCATCCTTTTTTCCAATGGAATTTTAGAAACGATGGATTGCAATTTCTCTTCCGGATTTGGTAATGATTTGATCCAGGTTTCATACAGCGGTGTCCATACTTCTGCAGGGATCACGGTGTTCACGCGTACGGAAAATGGCAGCAGTTCTACCGCCCATTCTCTTGTAAGTGCATTGATAGCTCCTTTAGATGCAGCGTAACCTGAAGTATTCCCTTGCCCTGTTGTAGCCACTTTAGAACCAATGTTCACAATATTACCTTTTGTTGCTTTCAGGTAAGGCAATGCGTAATGCGCGAGATTGTAGTAGTGCGATAGATTGTTCTGTAAGGATTGCATGAACTTCTCGGGGTTACCGCTTTCCAGTCCTACCCCGTCGTTTGCACCTGCGTTATTGATCAATCCGTCTATACGGCCAAATTCTTTGATGGTTTGATCTATTACTTTTTTGCAATCGTCTACTTTACCTAATTCAGCAGTAATGCCAAAAGCTTTACCACCACCTTTGCGTAGTTCTGCTACTGTTTTTTCATTATCCGCTTCCTTGCGGCCTGCAATCACGGCAATGCCGCCCTCTGCTACAATGAGCCGTGCTATTGCTTCTCCAATACCCTTAGCACCACCTGTAACAATCACTACTTTATCCTGTAATCCGAGATCCATTTGTGAAATTTAAGCTAGTTTATAAAATTCAATGGCATTACCGCCCATGATCTGTGCCTGTTCAGCAGCAGATAAACGGCTGATGTAATCCGTCACAATATCCTTTACCTGTGCATAATCTGCTGCCAGTAAACATACCGGCCAATCTGATCCAAACATCAAACGCTGTGGGCCGAATGCTTCCAGTGCCACATCGAGGAAAGGTGTAAAATCTTCTTTCTTCCAGTGCTGCAGATCCGCTTCCGTTACCATACCGCTTAGTTTGCAGTAAACGTGTTGTTGCTTTCCGAGGGTACGGATATGTTGTTCCCATCCTTTCAGTTCACCTGTTTCGAAATCCGGTTTAGCGAGATGGTCCAGTACCATTGGCTGGTTCGGGAACTTCTTCACAAATTCCACAGCAGCGGGTAGCTGATGCGGATAAATGAGGATATCATACGTTAAGCCAAATTCAGCCAGTGCTGCAATGCCACGGCCGAAATCTTCCCTTAACAGGAAATTACGGTCAGGCTCTCCCTGCACAATGTGCCGGATACCTTTGAGCAGCGGGAACTGTGCATAATGTGCCAGGCGTTCCTGTACATTGGCTGCTTTCAGATCTACCCAGCCTACCACTCCTTTAACGAAAGGGTTTTCTGTGGCAAGCTGTAACAGGAAGTCTGTTTCTGCTTCGCTTTGATCAGCCTGTACGGCTACACAACCTGTTATACCATTTGCCTGTAATACGGGTGCGAGATCAGCGGGTAAAAAATCCTTGCGGATTACGCCCATGTCCTCCGTGATCCATGCGTCACGGATGGGGTCAAAATTCCAGAAATGCTGATGCGCATCTATCATAACGTAAAGATCTTATCCATCAATACCCATTTTTCTCCGGGCTTTGCTACGGGGATGGCTTGCTGATATTTCCACATCAGTTCCTCCCACTCCTGTACTTTAGGATTGGCAGCATCCATGGCGCCTTTCCTTTCAAAAGAAAAAGTATTGTCTACTTCCATGATCATGAACATACGGTTACCGGCCCTGTAGATCTCCAGGGTAGTGATGCCGCTGCTGGTGATACTTTCCAGGATCTCCGGCCATACAGCACGGTGGTATGTTTCATATTCCGCGATCAGTTGCGGATCATCTCTCAGGTCAAGCGCCAGGCAATATCTTCTTATTGTTTCCATGCAACTGCTGTTTGTGAGGAAGTACCCAATCCATCAATACCTAATTCTACCACATCTCCTGCTTTCAGATATACCGGGGGATTGAATCCAAGACCCACACCTGCAGGTGTTCCGGTAGAGATCACATCACCCGGGAGCAGGGTCATGAACTGGCTCAGGTAAGAAATAACGAAAGGTATTTTGAA
This DNA window, taken from Chitinophaga niabensis, encodes the following:
- a CDS encoding DUF4954 family protein, whose amino-acid sequence is MNHIEKKPLHQLGYQFIDGPYLPEGKNEYYLRDKQRGKETVHRKLNAREIETLVRNDNTSDDWNNIFVDNDFDPNLVQHCHFYGMVRIGKLEPYFLEFHNLRLPVGLYNSTIASCDFGDNVVVQNVNFLSHYIIGNEVIIANVNEMATTDHAKFGNGIVKEGEPESVRIWLELCNENGGRSVMPFDGMLPGDAWLWTRNRHDAVLQEQFKAFTEKEFDKKRGYYGMVGDRTVIKNCKIIKDVTIGTDAYLKGANKLKNLTVNSEAGAPTQIGEGCEMVNGIIGLGCRAFYGVKAVRFIMASHSQLKYGARLINSYLGNNATISCCEVLNSLIFPAHEQHHNNSFLCAALIMGQSNMAAGATIGSNHNSRGADGEIIAGRGFWPGLSVTLKHNSKFASFTLISKGNYLHELQVPYPFSLVVNDEHENSLKVMPGYWLMHNMYALARNSWKYIDRDKRTDKTQVLEFDYLAPDSVEELFTTLELLELAVGKAHHGNKKVSEKVLRQDGRQLLLKENESVKRMTIYAEGIENSSRKVQLLKVHRSYPLFRELIVLYAMRNLLKNTATLTSFNALQALCRNSKRTAWHNAGGQLIKAEDLEDIKMRIRKGKISSWHQLHDVYRQLGARYEQDKLQHALASLFELLQLTPKEFTAAQLRKCLEQSVHTFGALTEGIYRSREKDYVNPFRQMTYENQEEMEAVVGKLDENSFIQQTITDLKAYKKQVKDLIKKWEL
- a CDS encoding DNA-3-methyladenine glycosylase I, translating into MEKNRCSWSLKDQLYKDYHDNEWGVPNHDDTHLFEMLNLEGAQAGLSWYTVLTKRENYRAAFDQWDAAKIARYTEKKISSLLENPGIIRNQLKIRATVGNAKAFLAVQKEFGSFDKYIWQFVGGKPILHKFKSLSQVPAKTAESDAMSKDLLKRGFKFVGSTICYAYMQATGMVNDHVQGCWKYHK
- a CDS encoding SMI1/KNR4 family protein, whose protein sequence is MIGNTLTAIKTLLANEYPELNASLNPPATEADISRLETTTGLTLPDELKQLYRLHNGESGDAGLFFGLPFISIEEALAEWKVWESLADSTATLDSSIISVPSNHIKEQYVNTRYLPISKDYGGNNIGIDLDPGPDGISGQVINFGRDEDTRYVIAPSLGGFMEFILHHVKNNNFTFETNGDEEPRSFLMKEPANSHFLDTLKSLQLPFGSKSPAASANEEDYDTWFSSLDATWQGVIGTGKSFAALAGIKNLNLIRKNIVDLQPLVRFTGLRELLLSANPLEDISPLAGLLSLNTLYISKTNVRDISPLAPLKELKKLSISDTPVASLEVLQQLPKLKSLNIEKTEVSDLAQVIALRQLTELDLKGKQFPSFAGLSQLKHLVKLNLSDTNVTDTTFLSSLAKLSDLELCGTPVTDFSFLLQMNKLAYLTLSIQDFKQIVDRLRPGIGITICGEVTEEEQAMLLDYARRK
- a CDS encoding AAA family ATPase; this translates as MRIAVSGTHYTGKTTLIEDLIRELPNYEIIEEPYYQLEERGYQFAYPPSLEDFERQFLFSLQSIKGSGENVFLDRSPLDFIAYALSIEKAFSFDLNSWLNQAMNALAKLELILFVPIDNSISVPKSENNQLRFDVDERLREMLIDDCFSLDLNVMEVTGTRQERVKTVLRYLL
- a CDS encoding dihydrofolate reductase family protein; translation: MSKIKVAAFSISLDGFGAGSHQSLKDPLGIRGEELHAWMFDKTTSDGVDNDIVKRSMENIGAWIMGRNMFGPVRGPWPDNEWKGWWGEQPPYHVPVFVLTHHARESVTMKGGTTFHFVTGGIEAALAEAKKVANGKDIRIGGGVSTIHQFLKAGYIDEIQLTFSPIFLGAGENLFSGIDLPALGFNQVEKINGENATHIILRK
- a CDS encoding MFS transporter; protein product: MKPHMKMKAAEFIALSACTMMLTALGIDIMLPVLGELRKHFGLEPASTAAAQVIGFFFMGQVAQIIFGVLSDRFGRLPILRVGFPLYIIGGIAAAFAPSLQLMCAARFLAGMGASAVFMITIAGVRDRFVGDEMARIMSLIFTIFLFTPVVAPFLGIAILNVSSWKMVFLTPPIFAVIIFLWSLRLEESLLPGQRVALNWKSIRRSIRTVISNPVFLRYAGVSTLLFMALSAYVSSSEHIVGEIYGKPELFAWIFGSMGLVMALFTLLNSRLSSRYGARRTIKWLVVLYTIIAGILLLLTAVLGDPPTMPVFFIAITLLMALNLAIEPNSSALGLEPMGEMAGMASSVYGTAFFFIGASLGSVISYLMVKGIFPLAISYFIIGVISVILVFSDRRPFSKEI